Proteins from a genomic interval of Arachis hypogaea cultivar Tifrunner chromosome 10, arahy.Tifrunner.gnm2.J5K5, whole genome shotgun sequence:
- the LOC112716373 gene encoding plant cysteine oxidase 2 isoform X1 → MGIERTLADRKGRDFCELPKETITNSSKSKKNRRRHKKAPVPPVQTLFETCKDVFVSAAPAVVPPPQDIQNLQSVLDKIKPEDVGLKPDMPYFHTNGSQRRPRITYLHIYECEKFSIGIFCLPPSGVIPLHNHPGMTVLSKILFGTMHIKSYDWVVDFPPETPTTFKPPENGGSEMRLAKVKVDADFIAPCNPSILYPADGGNMHCFTAVTACAVLDVLGPPYSDPDGRHCTYYHNYPFSIFEVEGLSIPEEERCAYEWLQERDDKLEDLEVVGKMYNGPKIVEG, encoded by the exons ATGGGGATAGAGAGAACCTTGGCGGATAGAAAGGGAAGAGACTTCTGTGAATTGCCGAAGGAAACCATTACCAACAGCAGCAAGTCGAAGAAGAACCGGCGGCGCCATAAGAAGGCGCCGGTGCCGCCGGTTCAGACTCTCTTCGAAACTTGCAAAGATGTCTTTGTCTCCGCCGCACCCGCCGTTGTTCCTCCGCCACAAGATATTCAGAATCTCCAATCTGTTCTtg ACAAAATAAAACCAGAAGATGTGGGCTTGAAACCCGACATGCCGTATTTCCATACAAACGGATCTCAAAGAAGGCCAAGGATCACATACCTTCACATCTATGAATGCGAAAAATTCTCG ATTGGAATATTTTGTTTGCCACCATCTGGGGTTATTCCTCTGCATAACCACCCCGGAATGACGGTTCTGAGCAAGATTCTGTTCGGAACTATGCACATTAAATCATATGATTGGGTTGTTGACTTTCCTCCTGAAACCCCCACCACCTTCAAACCTCCAGAAA ATGGAGGTAGCGAGATGCGGTTGGCTAAAGTGAAGGTAGACGCCGATTTCATAGCACCATGCAACCCTTCCATTCTGTACCCAGCAGATGGAGGAAACATGCATTGCTTCACAGCAGTGACAGCTTGCGCAGTTCTAGATGTGCTTGGTCCTCCTTATTCTGATCCTGATGGCAGGCACTGCACTTACTACCATAATTATCCTTTTTCCATTTTTGAAG TAGAAGGATTATCCATTCCTGAAGAGGAAAGATGTGCTTATGAATGGCTACAAGAGAGGGATGACAAACTTGAAGACTTAGAAGTAGTTGGCAAAATGTATAATGGCCCAAAGATTGTGGAAGGGTAA
- the LOC112716373 gene encoding plant cysteine oxidase 2 isoform X2, with the protein MGIERTLADRKGRDFCELPKETITNSSKSKKNRRRHKKAPVPPVQTLFETCKDVFVSAAPAVVPPPQDIQNLQSVLDKIKPEDVGLKPDMPYFHTNGSQRRPRITYLHIYECEKFSIGIFCLPPSGVIPLHNHPGMTVLSKILFGTMHIKSYDWVVDFPPETPTTFKPPENGGSEMRLAKVKVDADFIAPCNPSILYPADGGNMHCFTAVTACAVLDVLGPPYSDPDGRHCTYYHNYPFSIFEEGLSIPEEERCAYEWLQERDDKLEDLEVVGKMYNGPKIVEG; encoded by the exons ATGGGGATAGAGAGAACCTTGGCGGATAGAAAGGGAAGAGACTTCTGTGAATTGCCGAAGGAAACCATTACCAACAGCAGCAAGTCGAAGAAGAACCGGCGGCGCCATAAGAAGGCGCCGGTGCCGCCGGTTCAGACTCTCTTCGAAACTTGCAAAGATGTCTTTGTCTCCGCCGCACCCGCCGTTGTTCCTCCGCCACAAGATATTCAGAATCTCCAATCTGTTCTtg ACAAAATAAAACCAGAAGATGTGGGCTTGAAACCCGACATGCCGTATTTCCATACAAACGGATCTCAAAGAAGGCCAAGGATCACATACCTTCACATCTATGAATGCGAAAAATTCTCG ATTGGAATATTTTGTTTGCCACCATCTGGGGTTATTCCTCTGCATAACCACCCCGGAATGACGGTTCTGAGCAAGATTCTGTTCGGAACTATGCACATTAAATCATATGATTGGGTTGTTGACTTTCCTCCTGAAACCCCCACCACCTTCAAACCTCCAGAAA ATGGAGGTAGCGAGATGCGGTTGGCTAAAGTGAAGGTAGACGCCGATTTCATAGCACCATGCAACCCTTCCATTCTGTACCCAGCAGATGGAGGAAACATGCATTGCTTCACAGCAGTGACAGCTTGCGCAGTTCTAGATGTGCTTGGTCCTCCTTATTCTGATCCTGATGGCAGGCACTGCACTTACTACCATAATTATCCTTTTTCCATTTTTGAAG AAGGATTATCCATTCCTGAAGAGGAAAGATGTGCTTATGAATGGCTACAAGAGAGGGATGACAAACTTGAAGACTTAGAAGTAGTTGGCAAAATGTATAATGGCCCAAAGATTGTGGAAGGGTAA